Below is a window of Streptomyces sp. NBC_01429 DNA.
AGCGTCAACCCCCTTGATTTCAAGCTGCGTTCCGGCATCGCCCCGCAGTTCTACGGCGAACAGCCGTTCCCGCACGTGCTGGGGGCGGAGGCCACCGGTGTCGTGCTGGCGGTGGGAGCTGAGGTCGAGGGAATCGCCGTGGGCGACACCGTGTTCGGCTGCACGCTCACCGGGGCCGGCACCTTCGCGCGGACCACGGTCCTGGACGGGGCCAACACCGCGCGCAAGCCCGAGGGGCTCCGCGACGACTGGGCGGCCACCATCCCCGTGGCGGTCACGTCCGCCCTCAACGCGGTGGACCAGCTCGGCCTGCCCGGCGGGGCGACCGTCCTGGTCAACGGGGTCGGAGGAGGCGTCGGGCTGGTGACCGCGCAGGTCGCCCGCGACCGCGGCCTGAACGTCATCGGTACGGGCGGCACCGCCAAGCGGACGCTCGCCGAGGCGGTCGGCGTGACGTTCGTCGACTACACCGACGGCGATGCCGTCCGGCAGGTGCGCGACCTCGCGCCTGACGGTGTCGACGGTGTGGTGGACCTCGTCGGCGGCGCGTCCCTGCGCGCCGTGGCGCCGCTGGCGCGCGAGGTCGGGAAGGTGGTGTCCGTCACCGACCCGACGGTGTCCGAACTCGGTGGCGAGATGGTGCGCCGCCGGGTGGACCGGTCCGACCTGGAGCGCGCCGCCGCGCTCATGGTCCAGGGGCGTCTCGACCCGTATGTCGTCAAGACCTACCCCTTCTCCCAGGCAGCCGAAGCCCTGGCCCTCGTGGAGCACGGCCACGCCCTCGGCAAGGTCGTCATCGACATGGCGTGACCTGAGAGGGGGAGGGGGTGGGGGAGGGGGGTTTCGCTCGGGCCCGCGTCCGGATGATGGACGGGGATTCTGTTGCACCTGTCTTGTATCTAAGCTGTGCACATGCCATCCGCGCCCGCCCCCGCCCCCGTCGTGCCCGTGAAACCGCCACCCGCCGCCGAGCGGGTCTACAGCCACATCAAGGAAGCGGTGCTCGACCGCCGCTACGAGGGCGGCACCCTGCTCACCGAGGGGGAGTTGGCGGACGCGGTCGGGGTGTCCCGTACTCCTGTGCGCGAGGCGCTGCTCAAGCTGGAGGTCGAGGGGCTGATCAAGCTCTACCCGAAGAAGGGCGCCCTCGTGCTGGCCGTCTCCGCGCAGGAGATCGCGGATGTCGTCGAGACGCGGCTGCTGGTGGAGGAGTTCGCCGTACGGAAGGCCGTGCCCGCGTCCGCCGCGCTGATCGCCCGGCTGGAGGAGCGGCTGGAGGAGCAGCGCCGGCGGGCCGAGGACGGGGATCTCGCGGCGGTGGCCGTGAGCGACCGGAGCTTCCACGCCGAGATCGTGCGCAACGCCGGTAACCAGATCCTGCTGAAGCTGTACGACCAGCTCAGGGACCGGCAGTTGCGGATGGGGGTCGCCGTGCTGGAGGCGCACCCGGACCGTATCGCCAAGAACGTCACCGAGCACGCCGAGATGCTCGAAGCCATCAGGGCGGGCGACGCCGACCGCGCCGCCGCCTGCGTGCGGAGCCATGTCGGCCGGGTCAAGGTGCTGGTCAGGGGGGAAGCCCGGTGAGCAGTGCCGTCTCCGTCACCCTGCCCGGCGATCCGCCCGGTGGCCGCCGCGCCGCCTGGGTCTGGGGCATCGGCGTCGCCGTCTACTTCGTCGCCGTCATCTTCCGTACGAGCCTGGGGGTGGCCGGTCTCGACGCCGCCGACCGGTTCCAGGTAAACGCCTCGGCCCTGTCGACCTTCTCCATCCTCCAACTGCTCGTGTACGCGGGCATGCAGATACCCGTCGGCCTCATGGTCGACCGGCTCGGCACCAAGAAGGTGCTCACGCTGGGCGTGGTCCTCTTCACCGTCGGACAGCTGGGCTTCGCCTTCTCCCCCTCGTACGGCACGGCCCTCGCCTCCCGCGCGCTGCTCGGCTGCGGCGACGCGATGACGTTCATCAGCGTGCTGCGGCTCGGCACCCGCTGGTTCCCGGCCCGCCGCGGGCCGATGATCGCTCAGATCGCCGCCCTCTTCGGCATGGCCGGCAACCTCGTCTCCACCATCTTCATCTCCCGCACCCTGCACGGCCTCGGCTGGACGACCACCTTCGCCGGCAGCGCGCTCGCCGGGGTGGCCGTGCTCGTCCTGATGCTCCTCTTCCTCAAGGACCACCCGGAGGGCCACGAGCCGCCGCCCGCCGAACACGCGGGCGCCGCCTACGTACGGAGGCAGATCAGCGCGTCCTGGCGCGAGCCCGGCACCCGGCTCGGGATGTGGGTGCACTTCACCACCCAGTTCCCCGCGATGTTCTTCCTGCTGCTGTGGGGGATGCCGTTCCTCGTGGAGGCGCAGGGCCTGTCGCGCGCCGTCGCGGGTGAGCTGCTCACCCTGATCGTGCTCTCCAACATGGTCGTCGGCCTGGTGTACGGGCAGGTCATCGCCCGGCACCACGCGGCCAGGACCCCGCTCGCGCTGGGGACCGTCGCTGCGACCGCGCTGCTCTGGGCGGCCACGCTGCTGAACTCCGGCGCGCACGCCCCGATGTGGCTGCTGATCGCGCTCTGCGCGGTCCTCGGGGCGTGCGGTCCCGCGTCGATGATCGGTTTCGACTTCGCCCGGCCGGCGAACCCGCCGGAGCGTCAGGGAACGGCCTCCGGAATCGTCAACATGGGCGGTTTCGTCGCCTCGATGACGACGCTGCTCGCGGTCGGCGTGATCCTGGACGCGACCGGCGACAACTACCGGATCGCCTTCTCGTCCGTCTTCGTCCTCGAAGCGATCGGGGTCGTACAGATCCTGCGGCTGCGCGACCGCACGGCCCGCCGGGAGCGGGAGCGGCTGGTGGCGAGCCGGGTGGAGGCCGTGCACGTACCCGTGTGAGGCCGTGCACGTACCCGTGTGAGGCCGGGTGCGTGCGTGCGGCCGGGGGGGGCCTCGGTTCCCGGGGCGCGGTGCGTGATGCGTGATGCGCAGGTTCAGCACGCCCGCGCGCAGCGCCTACGCGCCTACGGCGTCACCGCGAACTCGCGCAGGATCGCCGCCGCCAGCTCCTCGTCACCGTCGATCTTGATCTGGTCGGCGACCGCCGCCGGCCGGACCCGCCCGCACGCCAGCCGGAAGTACGTGTCCCAGTCCGTCGCCAGCGTCACCACGGGACCGAGCGACGGTGAACCGTCGATCGAGCCGCGCCCGTCCGCGTTCACCCTGACCGTACGGAGGAACTCCAGAGGGCCCGTCACATCGATCACGACCGCCGAATTCGGCGGCGCCCCCGCGTCCTTGGCCACCACCTTCGGCAGCGCGGCCAGCAGCACGTCCCGGGCGACCAGGGCGCCGGGGGAGTCGATGTTGCCGGGCTTGCTGAGCGTCGTCCGCAGATCCTGCTCGTGCACCCAGAGGTCGAACGCCCGCGCCCGCATGGCGGATTCCAGGGTCTGCTGGGTGCGCAGCGGCGCCGGGACCATGGTCTCGGGCGAGCGGGTCTCGTTCCTCATCTGCCGGTTGCGGCGGATGATCGTGTACTCCAGCTCCGAGACGATCTCCGGCGCGGTGTGGTGGCGCCGGACGTCGACCTGCATCTCCATGTAGCGGGTGAACTCGCTCTGCACATGGTAGAGATCGCGTGGCAGCGAGTGAATGGGCCGTGGATCCCCGAGCATCTCGCACTCCATGCCGATGACATGCGAGACGATGTCCCGTACGGACCAGCCGGGGCACGGCGTGCGCCGGTTCCACTCGCCTTCGACGAGTGGCTGCACCAGCTCGACTATGGCCTCGATGGAATGGGTCCAGGCATCGGCGTAGTTCTGAAGGCTGGGATGGACGGTCACGGGACCCCTCGGCGGTTCTGCGGTACGCGGGCTGGCTTGCTAGGCGGGCGGGCTACGGCTGTACGGCTGCGGGCTGCGTAGGAGGCTCGGCAGCTAAGTTACGCTGCCCGATGGCACCCCGGCAGTGCTTTCGTGTGACGATCGTAGGCCCGTGTTGACGGCTCGAATGCCAGGACGGTGGTACTGTGCGCGCTTCCCTGCTCCAGATCGCAGTAGACCCGGGCGAATCGGCCGATTCCCGCAGGCGCCGTGTTGCCACGCTGGTACGGGAGCAGCGTGGCGTCGATCTCGTCGTCCTGCCGGAGCTGTGGCCCGTCGGGGCGTTCGCGTACGAATCCTTCGCCGAGGAGGCGGAACCGGCCGACGGTCCGACGTTCGCGGCGGTGTCGCGGGCGGCCCGCGACGCGGCGGTCTGGCTGCACGCCGGTTCGGTGGTCGAGCGGGCGGGGGACGGCCGGCTGTACAACACCTCGCTCGTCATCTCCCCCGCCGGTGAGCTGGTCCGTACGTACCGCAAGATCCACCGCTTCGGCTTCGACAAGGGCGAGGCGACGCTGATGGACGCGGGCGACACGCTCGTCACCGTGGACGTGCCCGCGAGCGGCTCCCGGCCGCGGACCACGCTCGGCCTCGCCACCTGCTACGACCTGCGCTTCCCCGAACTGTTCCGCGGCCTGGTCGACGCGGGCGCGCAACTGCTCGTCGTCCCCGCCGGCTGGCCCGCCCGCCGGCGCTCGCACTGGACGCTGCTGGCGCGGGCCCGCGCCGTGGAGAACCAGGCGTACGTCCTGGCCTGCGCCACCGCCGGTACGCACGCGGGCGTGGAGCAGTCGGGCCACAGCGTGGTCGTGGACCCCTGGGGCGAGGTACTCGCCGAGGCGGGGACGGGCGAGGAGGTGCTGACGGTCGAATTCGACCCCGGTACGGTCGCCACGACCCGCGAGCGGTTCCCGGTGCTGCGGGACCGGAGGCTGGGACTGGCCCCTCCGTCCGGCGCCTGACGACGGGCCGTCACGATGTGACGCCCCGCCACAGCGGCGCGCGTCGTCAGTCGTCCTCGCGTTCCTTCTCCGCCATCCGGATCACGCACACCGCCACCGCGATCAGCAGCGCGTGGTCCGCGTCCTCCCGTACGACATCCACCCCGTACGTCTCCCGCACCCGCAGCCAGCGGCGCGAGATGTGCGCCAGCAGCTCGCCGTCGTACTCGACCGCGAACTCCCGGTCGAGGATCTTCCCGCTCACATCCAGCTCGCTGCCGTCGGCGAGGCTCACGCGGTAGTGGTTGCGCAGCAGCGAGAGGCGCTTCTTGCGGATGGTCGCGAGCGTCTCGTCGTCCCGCTCGATGGTCATCGTGTCCCGCAGGCTGATCAGCTTCTTGCGGAGCGTGATCAGCACCCGACCCGAGGGGTCCTTCAGCTCCAGGGTGTCCCGCAGGCGCAGCGCCTTGCCGTCGACGAGGAAGGCCTGCCGGCCCTGCTCGTCCTCGATCCAGTAGTCGTCGCCGATCGCGAAGATCTTGTCGCGCACGAGATATTTCATGCCGAACGCCTACCCCGGAGAAGCGGTCCGACGACCGTACGGGGGCGGGTGCACGCGTACGGGTGGTGCGGTCTCTCCCGGAGAGGCCCCCGGAGAGGCCCCGGGGAGCCCCCGGAGAGGCACCTCCCGCAGGTGCGCCGGCGGCGGAGTGGCACCCTTGATTCATGAACGATGCGACTCCCGCCCCCGCCCGTCGCGCCCGCGTGCGCGCCCCCGAACTGATCGGCAAGGGCGGCTGGCTCAATACGGGTGACACCGCCTATACCCTCGCGGACCTGCGGGGACGCATCGTGATTCTCGATTTCTGGACGTTCTGCTGCATCAACTGTCTGCACGTGCTGGACGAGCTGCGCGAGCTGGAGGAGAAGCACCGGGACACGGTGGTGATCATCGGCGTCCACTCGCCGAAGTTCGTGCACGAGGCCGAGCACCGGGCGGTCGTGGACGCCGTGGAGCGCTACCAGGTGCACCACCCCGTGCTGGACGATCCCGAGCTGGCGACCTGGAAGCAGTACGCCGTACGGGCCTGGCCCACGCTCGTCGTGATCGACCCCGAGGGGTACGTCGTCGCCCAGCACGCGGGCGAGGGGCACGCGCACGCCATCGAGAGGCTCGTGACGGAGCTGGAGGCGGAGCACGCGGGCAAGGGGACCCTGCGGCGCGGGGACGGGCCGTACGTGGAGCCGGAGGCCGTGGCGAGCGATCTGCGCTTCCCGGGGAAGGTGCTGGTGCTGCCGGACGGGAACTTCCTCGTCTCGGACTCCACCCGCCATCAGCTGGTCGAGCTGGCGCCGGACGGCGAGCGGGTCGTACGGCGGATCGGCGGCGGTGAGCGCGGCTTCGGCGCCGACGCGTTCAGCGAGCCGCAGGGGCTCGCCCTGCTGCCCGACGGCAAGGTGATCGTCGCGGACACCGTGAACCACGCGCTGCGGACGTACGACCCGGTCAGCGGCGCGATCGAGACCGTCGCAGGGACCGGCAGGCAGTGGTGGCAGGGGTCGCCGGTCTCGGGGCCCGCGCCGGAGGTGGACCTCTCCTCGCCGTGGGACGTCGCCTGGTGGGCGGACCGGGTGTGGATCGCCATGGCCGGGGTCCACCAGCTGTGGACGTACGACCCGGCCGCCGGAACCGTGGAGGTCGCGGCCGGTACGACCAACGAGGGGCTGGTCGACGGGGCCGCCGCCGAGGCGTGGTTCGCCCAGCCGTCCGGGCTCGCGCCGAGCGCGGACGGGGACCGGCTGTGGGTGGCCGACTCGGAGAACAGCGCGCTGCGTTACGTGGAGCGCGAGGGCGACGGGTTCGTCGTGCGCACCGCCGTCGGCACCGGCCTCTTCGACTTCGGCCACCGGGACGGCGCGGCGGAGCAGGCCCTGTTCCAGCACCCGCTGGGCGTCACCGCGCTGCCGGACGGCTCGGTCGCCGTCTCCGACACGTACAACCACGCGCTGCGCCGCTTCGACCCGGCGACCGGCGAGGTGACCACGC
It encodes the following:
- a CDS encoding NADP-dependent oxidoreductase; this translates as MSEAFGFREFGGPQVQVFFDRPDPVPNPAEVLVRVTVASVNPLDFKLRSGIAPQFYGEQPFPHVLGAEATGVVLAVGAEVEGIAVGDTVFGCTLTGAGTFARTTVLDGANTARKPEGLRDDWAATIPVAVTSALNAVDQLGLPGGATVLVNGVGGGVGLVTAQVARDRGLNVIGTGGTAKRTLAEAVGVTFVDYTDGDAVRQVRDLAPDGVDGVVDLVGGASLRAVAPLAREVGKVVSVTDPTVSELGGEMVRRRVDRSDLERAAALMVQGRLDPYVVKTYPFSQAAEALALVEHGHALGKVVIDMA
- a CDS encoding GntR family transcriptional regulator; the protein is MPSAPAPAPVVPVKPPPAAERVYSHIKEAVLDRRYEGGTLLTEGELADAVGVSRTPVREALLKLEVEGLIKLYPKKGALVLAVSAQEIADVVETRLLVEEFAVRKAVPASAALIARLEERLEEQRRRAEDGDLAAVAVSDRSFHAEIVRNAGNQILLKLYDQLRDRQLRMGVAVLEAHPDRIAKNVTEHAEMLEAIRAGDADRAAACVRSHVGRVKVLVRGEAR
- a CDS encoding MFS transporter encodes the protein MSSAVSVTLPGDPPGGRRAAWVWGIGVAVYFVAVIFRTSLGVAGLDAADRFQVNASALSTFSILQLLVYAGMQIPVGLMVDRLGTKKVLTLGVVLFTVGQLGFAFSPSYGTALASRALLGCGDAMTFISVLRLGTRWFPARRGPMIAQIAALFGMAGNLVSTIFISRTLHGLGWTTTFAGSALAGVAVLVLMLLFLKDHPEGHEPPPAEHAGAAYVRRQISASWREPGTRLGMWVHFTTQFPAMFFLLLWGMPFLVEAQGLSRAVAGELLTLIVLSNMVVGLVYGQVIARHHAARTPLALGTVAATALLWAATLLNSGAHAPMWLLIALCAVLGACGPASMIGFDFARPANPPERQGTASGIVNMGGFVASMTTLLAVGVILDATGDNYRIAFSSVFVLEAIGVVQILRLRDRTARRERERLVASRVEAVHVPV
- a CDS encoding maleylpyruvate isomerase family mycothiol-dependent enzyme, with the protein product MTVHPSLQNYADAWTHSIEAIVELVQPLVEGEWNRRTPCPGWSVRDIVSHVIGMECEMLGDPRPIHSLPRDLYHVQSEFTRYMEMQVDVRRHHTAPEIVSELEYTIIRRNRQMRNETRSPETMVPAPLRTQQTLESAMRARAFDLWVHEQDLRTTLSKPGNIDSPGALVARDVLLAALPKVVAKDAGAPPNSAVVIDVTGPLEFLRTVRVNADGRGSIDGSPSLGPVVTLATDWDTYFRLACGRVRPAAVADQIKIDGDEELAAAILREFAVTP
- a CDS encoding carbon-nitrogen family hydrolase, translating into MRASLLQIAVDPGESADSRRRRVATLVREQRGVDLVVLPELWPVGAFAYESFAEEAEPADGPTFAAVSRAARDAAVWLHAGSVVERAGDGRLYNTSLVISPAGELVRTYRKIHRFGFDKGEATLMDAGDTLVTVDVPASGSRPRTTLGLATCYDLRFPELFRGLVDAGAQLLVVPAGWPARRRSHWTLLARARAVENQAYVLACATAGTHAGVEQSGHSVVVDPWGEVLAEAGTGEEVLTVEFDPGTVATTRERFPVLRDRRLGLAPPSGA
- a CDS encoding LURP-one-related/scramblase family protein, translated to MKYLVRDKIFAIGDDYWIEDEQGRQAFLVDGKALRLRDTLELKDPSGRVLITLRKKLISLRDTMTIERDDETLATIRKKRLSLLRNHYRVSLADGSELDVSGKILDREFAVEYDGELLAHISRRWLRVRETYGVDVVREDADHALLIAVAVCVIRMAEKEREDD
- a CDS encoding NHL domain-containing thioredoxin family protein, which translates into the protein MNDATPAPARRARVRAPELIGKGGWLNTGDTAYTLADLRGRIVILDFWTFCCINCLHVLDELRELEEKHRDTVVIIGVHSPKFVHEAEHRAVVDAVERYQVHHPVLDDPELATWKQYAVRAWPTLVVIDPEGYVVAQHAGEGHAHAIERLVTELEAEHAGKGTLRRGDGPYVEPEAVASDLRFPGKVLVLPDGNFLVSDSTRHQLVELAPDGERVVRRIGGGERGFGADAFSEPQGLALLPDGKVIVADTVNHALRTYDPVSGAIETVAGTGRQWWQGSPVSGPAPEVDLSSPWDVAWWADRVWIAMAGVHQLWTYDPAAGTVEVAAGTTNEGLVDGAAAEAWFAQPSGLAPSADGDRLWVADSENSALRYVEREGDGFVVRTAVGTGLFDFGHRDGAAEQALFQHPLGVTALPDGSVAVSDTYNHALRRFDPATGEVTTLATDLREPSDAVLVGEDIVVVESARHRLTRLRLPDEAVRVESVAHRTRRAATEVAPGALRLDIVFSAPTGQKLDTRYGPSTRLLVSATPPELLADGAGAGTDLSRELVLAGPDSGVTEGVLHVSAMAASCDDDPLNEYPACHVHQQDWGVPVHVTEAGTSRLGLVLAGLDAGPDAGPDAEGA